One region of Pangasianodon hypophthalmus isolate fPanHyp1 chromosome 15, fPanHyp1.pri, whole genome shotgun sequence genomic DNA includes:
- the LOC113535471 gene encoding globoside alpha-1,3-N-acetylgalactosaminyltransferase 1 — MAPFPYCRLPSGISFGNRKPLLVLGVCLLAGFIYFLREKRMSAVPIFSMSLFPGVEQRRSGLYGKEFPVMTPWGAPLVWGDSESSVWRRDEFAHLGARTGLAILAIGNYNHYLQRLLSSAELYFLLNFYVTYYILTDRPRELHPPLKLGLNREMRVIPVAEMPGWDRLGLRRMALLATLIKEQINLEVDYVYCIDVDQEFTNPVGTEILGKLTATLHPLFYGKPRSSYPYEKNPDSQAFVAEGEGDYYYSSEFYGGLCSKVLAMAQTCSLLILQDQDKGVRAQELEESYLNRYLINHRPTCVLSPEYNWWESPGVPDVPTQRLHSIGRQCLSSGNYKGDTNAC; from the exons atggcACCGTTCCCATACTGCAGGCTGCCTTCAG GAATTTCTTTTGGGAATCGCAAACCACTGCTTGTGCTGGGTGTATGTCTTCTCGCTGGATTTATCT ACTTTCTAAGGGAGAAGAGAATGTCTGCTGTTCCCATCTTCTCCATGTCTCTGTTCCCGGGAGTGGAGCAACGACGATCAGGATTGTATGGTAAAGAGTTTCCTGTGATGACACCTTGGGGTGCCCCTCTGGTGTGGGGGGACAGTGAGTCCTCGGTCTGGCGCAGAGACGAGTTTGCCCATCTTGGTGCCCGCACTGGCTTGGCAATCCTGGCAATCGGGAACTACAATCACTACTTACAACGCCTCCTGTCTTCTGCCGAACTCTACTTCCTGCTCAATTTCTACGTGACTTACTACATCTTGACTGACAGACCACGAGAGCTGCATCCTCCCCTCAAGCTGGGGCTAAACAGAGAGATGCGTGTCATTCCTGTGGCCGAGATGCCAGGCTGGGACAGGCTCGGTCTGCGGCGCATGGCTTTGCTTGCAACCCTCATCAAGGAGCAGATAAATCTGGAGGTGGATTATGTGTACTGCATTGACGTTGACCAGGAATTCACAAACCCAGTGGGCACAGAGATCTTGGGGAAGCTGACAGCCACGCTACATCCTCTGTTCTATGGAAAACCTAGGTCCTCTTACCCCTATGAGAAGAACCCAGACTCACAAGCTTTTGTTGCAGAAGGGGAAGGTGACTATTACTACAGCTCTGAGTTCTATGGAGGCCTGTGCTCCAAGGTGTTAGCCATGGCTCAGACATGCTCCCTACTCATCCTACAGGACCAGGATAAGGGGGTTCGAGCCCAGGAATTAGAGGAGAGTTACCTGAACCGCTATTTGATCAACCATAGACCCACTTGTGTCCTTTCACCAGAGTATAACTGGTGGGAGTCACCTGGAGTCCCTGATGTGCCCACTCAAAGGCTGCACTCTATAGGGAGACAATGCTTATCATCAGGCAACTACAAGGGAGATACAAATGCTTgctga
- the pcsk1 gene encoding neuroendocrine convertase 1, with translation MEVRCRAPVAVMMLRATLAVLLCAVCARSQRQYLNEWAVEVPGGLQAARTIAEELGYELVRQIGALENHYLFKHHYHPSRTKRSADHITKRLSEDDRVSWAEQQYEMKRSKRAPLGGECKDCSVDKLFDDPMWNQQWYLQDTRTSPSLPKLDLHVIPVWKKGITGKGVVITVLDDGLEWNHTDIYPNYDPDASYDFNDNDPDPFPRYDSTNENKHGTRCAGEIAMQADNKKCGVGVAYNSKVGGIRMLDGIVTDAIEASSIGFNPDHVDIYSASWGPNDDGKTVEGPGRLAQKAFEYGIQKGRGGKGSIFVWASGNGGRQGDNCDCDGYTDSIFTISISSASQQGLSPWYAEKCSSTLATAYSSGDYTDQRITSADLHNECTETHTGTSASAPLAAGIFALALEQNPDLTWRDLQHLVVWTSEFDPLANNPGWKRNGAGLMVNSRFGFGLLNAKALVDLADPKVWKHVPEKKQCIVRDDTFQPRPLKAAGEISIEIPTKACTGQTNAIVSLEHVQVEASIEYTRRGDLHITLTSPSGTTTVLLAERERDTSSNGFRNWAFMSVHTWGENPTGTWTLKITDTSGRMENEGQILSWKLILHGTSEKSEHMKKPRVYTSYNAVQNDRRGVEHMEDMMEEAAISPNKPEKPQTPAKLTSSTPDSASGPEEKPALSQASSSPNLALLHLLQSAFNRQTPALYPHSMASLSRAETRERIPKQKLFEAMDWLKQDTVPESNLYNDYSDNFYRAQAYRHRDDRLMQALFDILGGEQQ, from the exons ATGGAAGTGAGATGTCGGGCTCCGGTGGCGGTGATGATGCTGCGCGCGACACTCGCGGTTCTGCTGTGCGCTGTGTGCGCGCGCTCCCAGCGACAATACCTGAACGAGTGGGCCGTGGAGGTTCCGGGGGGTCTACAAGCTGCCCGGACCATCGCAGAAGAGCTCGGTTACGAGTTAGTGCGACAG ATTGGGGCCTTAGAgaatcattatttattcaaacatCACTACCATCCTAGCAGGACCAAAAGAAGTGCAGATCACATTACCAAAAGGCTGTCAGAAGATGACAGG gTGTCTTGGGCAGAGCAGCAGTATGAAATGAAACGGAGTAAGCGTGCTCCGCTGGGGGGAGAATGTAAAGACTGCTCTGTGGACAAACTCTTTGACGACCCCATGTGGAACCAGCAGTGGTACTTG CAAGACACGCGGACATCGCCGTCGCTGCCAAAGCTGGACCTTCATGTGATCCCTGTGTGGAAGAAAGGCATCACAGGTAAAGGCGTTGTCATCACCGTGCTGGATGACGGCCTGGAATGGAACCACACTGACATCTACCCTAATTAC GATCCTGACGCCAGTTATGATTTCAACGACAACGATCCTGATCCTTTCCCCAGATACGACTCCACCAATGAGAACAA ACATGGAACAAGGTGTGCAGGTGAAATAGCAATGCAAGCAGACAACAAGAAATGTGGAGTCGGTGTGGCGTACAACTCAAAGGTCGGAG GAATCCGAATGTTGGATGGAATTGTGACAGATGCCATTGAGGCGAGCTCTATAGGGTTTAACCCTGACCACGTTGACATCTACAGTGCCAGCTGGGGGCCGAATGACGACGGAAAAACAGTAGAGGGGCCGGGTCGTCTGGCACAGAAAGCCTTCGAGTATGGCATCCAGAAG GGCCGTGGTGGAAAGGGCTCCATCTTTGTTTGGGCATCAGGTAACGGTGGGCGTCAGGGTGATAACTGTGACTGTGACGGGTATACGGACAGCATCTTCACCATCTCCATCAGCAGCGCGTCACAGCAGGGCCTCTCACCCTGGTACGCTGAGAAATGTTCATCCACCCTCGCCACCGCCTACAGCAGTGGAGACTACACCGACCAGAGGATT ACTAGCGCTGACCTTCACAATGaatgcacagagacacacactggAACATCTGCTTCTGCTCCACTGGCAGCTGGGATATTCGCTCTGGCGTTAGAACAGAA TCCTGATCTAACATGGAGGGACCTGCAGCACTTGGTGGTTTGGACGTCTGAGTTCGACCCTCTAGCGAATAACCCTGGCTGGAAGAGGAACGGCGCCGGTCTCATGGTGAACAGCCGCTTCGGATTCGGCTTGCTCAACGCTAAAGCTCTGGTAGACCTGGCCGATCCCAAAGTGTGGAAGCACGTGCCTGAGAAGAAGCAATGCATCGTCAGAGATGACACCTTCCAGCCCAG GCCTCTGAAGGCAGCAGGGGAGATCAGCATTGAGATCCCCACTAAAGCATGCACTGGCCAGACAAACGCTATTGTCTCATTAGAGCACGTGCAGGTGGAGGCAAGCATTGAGTACACCAGGAGAGGAGACCTCCACATCACGCTCACTTCTCCATCAG GTACTACTACAGTGCTcttggctgagagagagagggacactTCCTCTAACGGCTTCAGGAACTGGGCCTTCATGTCTGTGCACACCTGGGGAGAGAACCCTACCGGCACTTGGACCCTGAAGATCACTGACACG tcagggaggatggagaATGAGGGGCAGATCCTAAGCTGGAAGCTGATTCTGCACGGGACCTCTGAGAAGTCAGAGCACATGAAAAAGCCGAGAGTGTACACGTCCTACAACGCTGTGCAGAATGACCGCAGAGGAGTGGAACACATGGAGGACATGATGGAG GAGGCCGCCATCTCTCCTAACAAACCTGAGAAGCCCCAGACACCAGCTAAACTCACTTCCTCCACTCCTGACTCTGCTTCTGGCCCAGAAGAAAAGCCTGCTTTGTCCCAGGCTTCGTCCTCCCCCAATTTAGCActtctccacctcctccagTCAGCTTTTAACAGGCAGACCCCTGCCCTCTATCCTCACTCCATGGCTTCCCTCAGCCGAGCTGAAACCCGAGAGAGGATCCCTAAGCAGAAGTTGTTCGAAGCCATGGACTGGCTCAAACAGGACACAGTTCCTGAGAGCAACCTGTACAACGACTACAGCGACAACTTCTACAGAGCACAAGCCTATCGGCACAGAGATGACCGTCTGATGCAGGCTCTGTTCGACATTCTTGGAGGAGAGCAGCAGTGA